The DNA window GTAAAAAATTGAGCAAAAAATggtaaatttaaaagaaaaattaaagtattttttaatcaaaacatacaaaaaatttataaacaatgcATACAACTGTTTAGATATGTGTaagttatattatgattttgGAAGCAAATAAATATGACTCGTGATGAATATTATTcatattaatgaaaaatattggTTCTCTTTAACGGCATATTATAGTTTATCTCATCATATATATAAGACTGAAAATACTCATAGCCAGTTACACATTACAATTATTTCAAACCTTAACATCAATTGTCTGCAGGGTAGCATTTCATTGTTGGAATAAACCTATTTTTAGAAACACTTTACTTTCAAATATTAATTGATATATTACATTAATCAAAATTCGAGTTGCCATATAATTCTTTCttgacatttattttaataggaaAAACCGTGTTCGCGTAGATAACCCCAAACGCACCAGATTCAGCATCGACGTCTCCTCCCATATCGACGAACACGATTTTACTAGTGAAATTCCTGCCAAGTAGCGCATAAACCAAAGGGGCTTGGCTAATGGTGAAAACTCTACGACACCGTTTGAACAACGATGAGTATCCTGCAAAAGCTTTGCCGTTTCCAAGGAGGACAGTCGCAAGGAAATCACTATCCACGGTTTCCGCTCCAACTGTGGTGATCCAAGGAGCTACATTCATCAGTGTTGATTCTCTTGAACCAGAGTTTCCCGCAGAGACGGAGACAAAAATTCCTCTCTCCACTGCTTCTAATGCTTCAATAGCAATACCGTCTTGGTCATAGTTCAACACGCCTAACCCAAATGAGATGGACAAGACATCGACCTTGTCTTCGATGGCCTTATCCATGGCTGCTAAGACATCAGACGACATGCAATACCCGAAATACCAACATGCTTTGTATATCGCACTCCGAGTCCGTGGAGCCATTCTACGAGCCACTCCAGCAGCGTATCCCAAGAAGGAAGCGTCTTTCACTGAAGAACCAGCTGCGGTTGAGGAAGTGTGTGTCTCGTGGCCATCGGAGTCCCTAGGTAATTTGAAATCATGTGATTTATCGATCTCTGCCTCGAAACCCTTGTAGAAGAATCTGGCGCCGATGAGGTCAACGATTGGGCCTCCACACAAATCTTCACTCTTATTCAGCCAACTCCAAATCATGAAATGTTCATAGGTGGGTTTTTTGGGCCAACAAAATTTcctcttaaattttataaaatttgatttgacatattttaatcaaaataaaaatatttccaaaattataattttaaatatatacataaatattattagatataaatttgaataaaagattatttatttaatattttatatataactaaaattaaaaacaatattttaaattttaaaacttttatttctgaACATTGGTACAGAAAAACActtaatatatcattttttgtaaagttGATGTATGTTTTTCTAAGGATTTCCAACATAGCATGTGTATTGTCTATTTGTAAAGAAATATGTATCCACTTATCATGAAAAcctcattaaaaatattttccaatatatTTTCTTCCAATATAGTATATGTACAGTATATGTGTGTTTGAATCTCGCGCACAAGTCACAAGGATTCTCCACATGAGAAGCTAACAAAAATTTTGAACTTTTATGAATCATAAAAGGGTCTTACGATTTAGAACAATGTAAATAGCCTATAATAACTATGGACAAAACTCACCTGTGGTGGTCTCACagttctcaaaaagaaaaaaaaaacccaaatgCAAAAGAATTAGTAGAGAGGGGGAAgaataaacataatatatcaACCATGTTACTACTATTCGAGAGGCTTTTTATGGAAATGGGTTTTTGGCATGAGGACAAAAGTCTCTGTACACACATAGAGAAAGAGCTTTTCagtgagaggaggaggaggaggttttATGCCCTCTTAGTGAGGCGGTataatatcttcttcttcttcttcttcttctgacaTGATGGTCTCTCCTCCAAACTCATTCATTAGCTTCATGAAACAATGATCAAGCTCTTCTTTGTCCGGTTCTCCTTCATATTCATCTCCATCCATCAGCAGCTGGACAACAACAAACCATATTCTCAAAGACTTTCTCTCAACTCCATAAccgaaaaaaaattataataatagaaaaaaaacaatacttaCATCTTCGATTGAGGGAAATCTTAATCCTTCATAAGGATTTGGAGAGTTGTTAAACAAAAACTGCCCATCGACTtcaaaaggaggaggaggacctTGAGGTATCAATAATACATCTTCATTATGATCAGCAGATATACGTTGCCTTCCAATTTTC is part of the Raphanus sativus cultivar WK10039 unplaced genomic scaffold, ASM80110v3 Scaffold2707, whole genome shotgun sequence genome and encodes:
- the LOC130505932 gene encoding subtilisin-like protease SBT1.7; its protein translation is MIWSWLNKSEDLCGGPIVDLIGARFFYKGFEAEIDKSHDFKLPRDSDGHETHTSSTAAGSSVKDASFLGYAAGVARRMAPRTRSAIYKACWYFGYCMSSDVLAAMDKAIEDKVDVLSISFGLGVLNYDQDGIAIEALEAVERGIFVSVSAGNSGSRESTLMNVAPWITTVGAETVDSDFLATVLLGNGKAFAGYSSLFKRCRRVFTISQAPLVYALLGRNFTSKIVFVDMGGDVDAESGAFGVIYANT